A genomic window from Quercus lobata isolate SW786 chromosome 10, ValleyOak3.0 Primary Assembly, whole genome shotgun sequence includes:
- the LOC115964552 gene encoding uncharacterized protein LOC115964552, translating into MVDPVQVAFVPNRWINEIVVLAHEIIHSFKHTGKKKGFLGIKLNFQKAYDKMEWRYLITVLKTFGFSKNFTNLIYQCLSSVQFTLLLNGGQCPSFNLSHGLRQGDPLFPYLFILGSEVLMRIINKEVADGNISEVKVSSTTPPISKLCYANDVILFCKAKASELVSLKGFLEKYCSWSGQKISVEKSGFFSSKGVSHQFLNQVRCTGGLCSLPQHSTYVGVPLFLSRSRSQDFRLVKERLENKLSSWKGKNLSWSKRATLIKSVAQAIPVYTMTASQFPKSLCEQLDATWVLSGKDCLCIEVLRAKYKVHHNWLNQAPHSNASPVWKSLVGTKDLLSEACLLVGNGESIRTWSDPWVPNLPSFIPSPKVGVNPDFVLIVSQLLNQDRSGWDIAKLWHFFEDSVVDIIMQVPLPSFPSANFLSWTLTNSGKFTIKSAYWLGRISSPPLMMDLSQGQVWKSRLHERLKMHLWRIAANVLPTEDKQRNLSLFEGVAVKVEELSSRISKLFLEHKSARPFVLSQATLAPSHQWTPPSISSIKINVDAAVGPHCSSIASVAKDWRGELVFACSKRTNTIFPLQAEAEAIKWALTLATNLEFEEIIIESDSQGLERRLKNVPEALDKVFDAIIREHEQVDIGQQGHHRDFVDTLLSLMNQPMMSKFTQLTERV; encoded by the exons ATGGTGGATCCGGTTCAAGTTGCTTTTGTTCCTAATAGGTGGATTAATGAGATTGTGGTTCTTGCCCATGAGATTATTCACAGTTTTAAACATACTGGGAAGAAAAAAGGCTTCTTGGGAATTAAGCTGAATTTCCAAAAAGCTTATGACAAAATGGAATGGAGGTATTTGATCACAGTCCTTAAAACTTTTGGATTCAGCAAAAATTTCACTAATCTTATTTACCAATGCTTATCATCGGTGCAATTCACTTTGTTGTTGAATGGGGGTCAATGCCCAAGCTTTAACCTTTCACATGGCCTTCGTCAGGGAGATCCTTTATTTCCCTACCTGTTTATCCTTGGCAGTGAAGTTTTGATGAGAATTATCAACAAAGAAGTGGCTGATGGCAATATATCAGAAGTGAAAGTCTCAAGTACGACTCCTCCTATTTCTAAACTTTGCTATGCGAATGATGTTATCTTATTTTGTAAAGCTAAAGCATCTGAACTAGTTTCTCTTAAAGGTTTCCTGGAAAAGTATTGCTCCTGGTCTGGTCAGAAAATTAGTGTAGAGAAATCTGGTTTTTTCTCTTCCAAAGGTGTCAGTCATCAATTCCTCAATCAAGTAAGGTGTACCGGGGGGCTTTGTTCTCTCCCTCAACACTCTACCTATGTTGGGGTCCCCCTATTTTTGTCTAGAAGCAGAAGTCAAGATTTCAGATTGGTGAAAGAAAGGTTAGAGAACAAGCTCAGCAGTTGGAAGGGCAAAAATTTATCTTGGTCCAAGAGGGCAACCCTTATTAAATCGGTGGCTCAAGCCATTCCAGTTTACACCATGACAGCCTCTCAATTCCCAAAAAGTCTTTGTGAGCAGCTGGATGCTACT TGGGTGTTATCTGGGAAAGATTGTCTTTGCATTGAGGTTCTGAGAGCTAAGTACAAAGTTCACCACAATTGGCTTAATCAAGCTCCCCATAGTAATGCTTCCCCTGTTTGGAAAAGTCTTGTTGGCACTAAAGACCTATTATCTGAAGCTTGTTTATTGGTGGGTAATGGTGAGTCCATTAGAACTTGGTCAGACCCGTGGGTCCCAAATCTGCCAAGTTTCATCCCATCTCCCAAGGTTGGTGTAAATCcagattttgttttgattgtttctCAACTATTGAATCAAGATCGCAGTGGTTGGGATATTGCTAAACTTTGGCATTTCTTTGAGGATTCAGTGGTGGACATTATTATGCAAGTACCTTTACCCTCTTTCCCTAGTGCTAATTTTTTGTCTTGGACCCTCACAAATTCAGGGAAATTTACAATCAAATCTGCTTACTGGTTGGGCAGAATTTCTTCCCCTCCTTTGATGATGGACCTCTCCCAGGGCCAAGTGTGGAAGTCTAGGCTGCATGAAAGGCTGAAAATGCACTTATGGAGAATTGCTGCAAATGTTCTACCTACTGAAGAT AAGCAGAGaaatctttctctttttgaagGTGTAGCTGTAAAGGTTGAGGAGCTATCCTCTAGAATCTCTAAACTATTTCTTGAGCACAAGTCTGCTAGGCCCTTTGTCTTAAGCCAGGCCACCTTGGCTCCTTCACATCAGTGGACCCCTCCCTCCATTTCTTCAATCAAGATTAATGTTGATGCTGCTGTAGGCCCTCATTGTTCTTCCATTGCATCTGTTGCCAAAGACTGGAGAGGGGAGTTGGTTTTTGCGTGTTCTAAGAGAACGAATACTATCTTCCCTCTTCAGGCAGAAGCTGAAGCTATTAAATGGGCACTAACCTTGGCAACAAACTTGGAGTTTGAGGAGATTATCATAGAATCAGACTCCCAA GGATTGGAACGGCGCCTGAAGAATGTTCCTGAGGCTCTCGACAAAGTCTTCGATGCAATTATCCGAGAACATGAACAAGTTGACATTGGGCAACAAGGTCATCATAGGGACTTTGTGGACACATTACTTTCCTTGATGAACCAACCCATGATGAGCAAATTTACACAATTGACCGAGAGAGTATAA